Proteins from a single region of Rhizobium leguminosarum bv. trifolii WSM1325:
- a CDS encoding conserved hypothetical protein (KEGG: rec:RHECIAT_PC0000496 hypothetical protein) encodes MPMGSEHPLRRELHNELHARPSLYFDGDTDVWHVAIVGENAPPQIPTSLPGLEDVSTTREGNHGIGRIGDGRLKWEAHTEFLTLTFVVPASAEPGSNPPEAFQACCRQIDGKIIAAVRVLVRDEKDGQGPEKPKLDYVASQVGGGDAEVHSNFRLTDSGFVEFLFFNRNLNAYRTGRMVRRFLEIETYRMMALLALPMARETVSKLFVFDRRLDLLISHMQSAVKVDKALLSEVTKLSSDVLNFSALARHRFGATKAYAEIVASRSSELREERVEQRQRIGTFIDRRFQPAVRAVHAAERRLDELAERVSLAGDLLRTTVQVQLEDQNASLLTSMEERARIQVHIQQAVEGFSVIAITYYTVGLAKICLESISELGVDPHIAKLAVLGAIPLVLFAVWTAVRHVRKSIAGHSHGPASESH; translated from the coding sequence ATGCCGATGGGCTCCGAGCATCCGCTGCGAAGGGAACTTCACAACGAGCTCCACGCGCGGCCGTCGCTTTACTTCGATGGCGACACGGATGTGTGGCACGTCGCCATCGTCGGCGAGAATGCCCCTCCTCAGATACCAACTTCCCTGCCGGGACTGGAAGATGTCTCCACGACCCGCGAGGGCAACCACGGCATCGGCCGCATCGGCGACGGCCGGCTGAAGTGGGAGGCGCATACCGAGTTCCTCACCCTGACTTTCGTCGTTCCCGCATCGGCCGAACCCGGCAGCAATCCGCCGGAAGCCTTTCAGGCCTGCTGCCGTCAGATCGACGGGAAAATCATCGCAGCCGTCCGCGTGCTGGTGCGGGACGAAAAGGACGGGCAAGGTCCGGAAAAACCGAAGCTCGACTATGTCGCTTCACAAGTCGGCGGCGGCGACGCGGAAGTGCATTCGAACTTCCGGCTGACCGATAGCGGTTTCGTCGAATTCCTGTTCTTCAACCGCAATCTCAACGCCTATCGCACCGGCCGCATGGTCAGGCGTTTCCTGGAGATCGAGACGTACCGGATGATGGCGTTGCTGGCGTTGCCGATGGCACGCGAGACGGTGTCGAAGCTTTTCGTCTTCGACCGGCGCCTCGACCTGCTGATCTCGCATATGCAGAGTGCGGTCAAAGTCGACAAGGCCCTGCTTTCCGAGGTCACCAAGCTCTCGTCGGATGTGCTCAATTTCTCCGCTCTCGCTCGTCACCGCTTCGGCGCGACGAAAGCCTATGCCGAGATCGTCGCAAGCAGATCGTCGGAGCTGCGCGAGGAGCGCGTCGAGCAGCGCCAGCGGATCGGCACCTTCATCGACCGGCGCTTTCAGCCGGCCGTCCGTGCGGTTCACGCCGCCGAACGCCGCCTCGATGAACTGGCCGAACGTGTGAGCCTGGCCGGAGACCTGCTCAGAACCACCGTGCAGGTTCAGCTCGAAGATCAGAACGCCTCACTCCTGACATCAATGGAAGAGCGGGCGCGCATCCAGGTGCATATCCAGCAGGCGGTCGAAGGCTTCTCCGTCATCGCCATCACCTATTACACCGTTGGCCTCGCAAAGATCTGCCTGGAAAGCATCTCCGAACTGGGCGTCGATCCGCACATCGCAAAGCTCGCCGTTCTCGGCGCCATCCCGCTCGTGCTCTTCGCCGTGTGGACGGCAGTTCGCCATGTTCGCAAGAGCATTGCCGGCCACTCTCACGGTCCCGCATCAGAGAGCCATTGA
- a CDS encoding major facilitator superfamily MFS_1 (PFAM: major facilitator superfamily MFS_1; General substrate transporter; protein of unknown function DUF1228~KEGG: bcn:Bcen_1565 major facilitator transporter): MHDNTITLAASATADGLEARDPSPASDSGRAAALAARFEAIPFTPWHRRARIVMGSATFLDAFDALSLAFVLPILIKLWELSPAQIGWMIAASYIGQLLGALLFSRLAESFGRVPMAAAATALMSVMGLACALTGNFQMLFLCRLIQGIGVGGEMPVAATYISELLRAKGRGRYFMLYEMIFPVGLMITGQVGTLLVPILGWTSLFFIGGIPGLVIAYLLYRLPESPRWLIGQQRLDEAEAIILQAEASARKANLDYQQEPQPAPEAPAAAPAPAQVARQPRSRWSELLSPRFRARTLIAWVLWASSFFVANSLNNWMPTLYHTVYKLELGSALRAASMTNVAQVAILLVCAFCIDRIGRRTWAIVSFLVGAALLTALAAGGAGQLWSLIVLATLAYGVVGSINAVLYLYTPEIYPTRMRAIGTGLVTSWLRIASAVGPTTVGYMMGTQGINSVFMMFAIVAAIGAVAAIGMIETGGRRLEETSS; encoded by the coding sequence ATGCACGACAACACAATTACGCTGGCCGCATCCGCGACCGCAGATGGGCTTGAGGCCCGCGATCCGAGCCCGGCATCCGACAGCGGTCGCGCCGCAGCGCTGGCTGCCCGTTTCGAAGCCATTCCCTTTACACCCTGGCACCGCCGGGCGCGGATCGTCATGGGGAGCGCCACGTTTCTCGATGCCTTCGATGCCCTTTCGCTGGCATTCGTCCTTCCGATCCTGATCAAGCTATGGGAGCTTTCTCCGGCCCAGATCGGCTGGATGATCGCCGCCAGCTACATCGGCCAATTGCTCGGCGCCCTGCTTTTCAGCCGTCTTGCCGAAAGTTTCGGCCGCGTCCCCATGGCGGCAGCGGCCACAGCGCTGATGTCGGTCATGGGCCTCGCCTGCGCGCTCACCGGCAATTTTCAGATGCTTTTCCTGTGCCGGCTGATCCAGGGTATTGGCGTCGGAGGAGAAATGCCGGTCGCCGCCACCTATATCAGCGAACTTTTGCGGGCGAAGGGACGCGGCCGCTATTTCATGCTGTATGAGATGATCTTTCCGGTCGGGCTGATGATCACCGGCCAGGTTGGGACCTTGCTCGTGCCGATCCTCGGATGGACATCGCTGTTCTTCATCGGCGGCATTCCCGGTCTCGTCATCGCCTATCTGCTTTATCGGCTGCCGGAATCGCCGCGCTGGTTGATCGGCCAGCAACGCCTGGACGAAGCGGAAGCGATCATCCTTCAGGCTGAGGCGAGCGCAAGAAAGGCAAACCTCGACTATCAACAGGAGCCGCAACCGGCGCCTGAAGCGCCGGCTGCAGCGCCCGCCCCCGCACAGGTCGCCCGGCAGCCGAGAAGCCGCTGGAGCGAGCTGCTGTCTCCACGCTTCCGCGCCAGGACGTTGATCGCCTGGGTCCTTTGGGCGAGTTCGTTCTTCGTCGCCAACAGCCTCAACAACTGGATGCCAACACTCTATCACACCGTCTACAAGCTCGAGCTCGGAAGCGCTCTCCGGGCGGCGTCGATGACCAATGTCGCCCAGGTCGCCATCCTTCTGGTTTGCGCTTTCTGCATCGACCGCATCGGTCGAAGAACTTGGGCCATTGTATCCTTCCTGGTCGGCGCGGCACTGTTGACCGCTTTGGCTGCCGGTGGCGCAGGCCAGCTCTGGTCGTTGATCGTGCTGGCAACGCTTGCCTATGGCGTTGTCGGGTCGATCAATGCGGTCTTGTATCTGTACACGCCGGAGATCTATCCGACGCGGATGCGCGCTATCGGAACGGGTCTTGTGACATCATGGCTGCGCATAGCCTCGGCCGTCGGGCCGACCACGGTCGGTTATATGATGGGGACGCAGGGCATCAATTCGGTGTTCATGATGTTCGCGATCGTCGCCGCCATCGGTGCGGTTGCGGCTATCGGAATGATCGAGACCGGCGGACGTCGACTGGAAGAAACCTCATCATAA
- a CDS encoding alpha/beta hydrolase fold protein (PFAM: alpha/beta hydrolase fold~KEGG: bam:Bamb_5020 3-oxoadipate enol-lactonase): MSMSNSAANARETASGVAYARTSDGIGLAYRRGGRPGGPRVVLIHSLALDASVWDRVVGRLEDADIVTMDCRGHGRSDKPAGPYDVERFGDDIADLMGELGWSDAVVAGCSMGGCVAQTFAARHPELVRAMLLIDTTAWYGANAPTEWRARAAKARSEGLASMAEFQATRWFGDRFRMDHPAQVQHAMSVFTANDIDAYAATCAMLGDADLRRHLGGFLFPVSVVVGEEDYATPVETARDLAAAIPGASLTVLPAARHLTPIECPDQIADAIRSLFKRTNG, from the coding sequence ATGTCGATGTCCAACAGTGCAGCAAATGCGCGCGAGACGGCTTCCGGCGTCGCCTATGCGAGAACGTCCGATGGTATCGGCCTTGCTTATAGACGCGGTGGACGGCCGGGTGGGCCGCGCGTCGTTCTGATCCATTCACTGGCGCTCGACGCCAGTGTCTGGGATCGGGTTGTCGGGCGGCTGGAGGATGCGGATATCGTCACGATGGACTGCCGTGGCCATGGCAGGAGCGACAAGCCTGCCGGTCCCTACGATGTCGAGCGGTTCGGCGACGATATCGCCGACCTGATGGGAGAACTCGGGTGGAGTGACGCCGTCGTCGCGGGCTGCTCCATGGGCGGTTGCGTGGCGCAGACCTTCGCGGCGCGGCACCCCGAGCTGGTGCGCGCCATGCTGCTGATCGATACCACCGCCTGGTATGGTGCCAACGCGCCCACGGAATGGCGGGCCCGGGCGGCAAAGGCTCGCAGCGAAGGGCTGGCATCGATGGCCGAGTTTCAGGCAACGCGCTGGTTCGGCGATCGATTCCGGATGGATCATCCGGCGCAGGTTCAGCATGCCATGTCGGTCTTTACCGCCAACGATATCGATGCCTATGCCGCGACCTGCGCCATGCTCGGCGATGCCGATCTGCGCCGGCATCTGGGAGGTTTCCTGTTTCCTGTTTCGGTGGTCGTCGGCGAGGAAGATTACGCCACACCCGTCGAGACGGCCCGAGATCTCGCTGCGGCCATTCCGGGCGCATCCCTCACCGTCTTGCCCGCCGCGCGGCATCTGACGCCGATCGAATGCCCCGACCAGATCGCCGATGCGATCCGATCGCTGTTCAAGCGGACCAACGGCTAA
- a CDS encoding major facilitator superfamily MFS_1 (PFAM: major facilitator superfamily MFS_1~KEGG: bmj:BMULJ_04338 permease of the major facilitator superfamily), translating to MNSIEQNSRAYAQLKPASLAILCLGVIVAQVDTSVVNLAVQPIGLDLKASVTELQWVVDAYNLVYAALLISGGLFADLYGRRLMFVIGCAVFALASLGCAFASTIAILIAARALTGFGSALLLPASLSLIRVIYRDEKVRARALGIWAGCNGMSLAIGPSLGGFLIRDFGWRSVFFVVIPIALIAAAAARFFVPESADRQGRSFDMPGQLLGIASLTVLTLTAIESLHLPPLWTALLAIAGALLLLLFIIVEKRLEQTALVPISMFSGRQFRGAMAGTAAMTFGMYGTLFLFPLASLSLRRLASVEVGLSLLPMAISFIAISPFSGSISERLGKKRTISAGLALMGLGNLLLGSSFLADWFIAEEVGLLLTGVGMGMATGPLTAVAVSTVAADRAGTASALINVARMVGATIGVALLGAIFAFLGEAETAFIVAMSVGGSTQLLGSLAAWRLL from the coding sequence ATGAATTCAATCGAACAAAACTCCAGGGCTTACGCACAGTTGAAGCCGGCCTCTCTCGCCATTCTCTGCCTCGGCGTGATCGTGGCGCAGGTCGATACATCGGTCGTTAATCTGGCGGTTCAGCCAATCGGACTCGATCTCAAAGCCTCCGTCACCGAGCTGCAATGGGTCGTCGACGCCTACAATCTCGTTTACGCAGCACTTCTCATCAGCGGCGGCTTGTTCGCCGATCTTTACGGCCGACGTCTGATGTTCGTGATCGGCTGCGCTGTCTTTGCGCTGGCGAGCCTTGGCTGCGCATTCGCCTCGACCATCGCGATCCTCATCGCCGCGAGAGCCTTGACCGGCTTCGGCTCCGCCCTCCTGCTGCCCGCTTCGCTTTCGCTGATCCGGGTCATCTACCGGGATGAGAAGGTCCGTGCCCGAGCGCTCGGGATCTGGGCCGGCTGCAATGGAATGTCGCTTGCGATCGGCCCAAGCCTCGGCGGCTTCCTCATCCGTGATTTCGGCTGGCGATCCGTCTTCTTCGTCGTCATCCCCATCGCGCTGATCGCGGCGGCGGCGGCACGGTTTTTCGTTCCGGAAAGCGCCGATCGGCAAGGCCGGTCCTTCGACATGCCGGGTCAGTTGCTGGGGATAGCATCCCTCACCGTTCTTACCCTCACGGCGATCGAATCATTGCATCTGCCGCCTTTGTGGACGGCCCTCCTGGCCATCGCCGGCGCCCTGCTTCTGCTGCTCTTCATCATCGTCGAAAAGCGCCTGGAGCAGACGGCTCTGGTTCCGATCTCGATGTTTTCGGGCAGGCAGTTTCGCGGTGCGATGGCCGGAACGGCGGCAATGACGTTCGGCATGTATGGCACGCTCTTTCTCTTTCCACTCGCCTCCCTCAGCCTTCGACGCCTGGCCTCGGTGGAGGTCGGGCTGTCTCTGCTGCCAATGGCCATCAGCTTCATCGCGATCTCACCCTTCTCCGGTTCGATCTCGGAGCGCCTGGGGAAGAAACGCACCATATCGGCGGGACTGGCGCTGATGGGTTTGGGCAACCTTCTGCTCGGCTCATCCTTTCTGGCCGATTGGTTCATTGCCGAAGAGGTCGGATTGTTGCTGACCGGGGTCGGGATGGGCATGGCGACGGGGCCTCTGACGGCGGTCGCGGTTTCAACCGTGGCGGCCGATCGCGCCGGCACGGCGAGCGCCCTGATCAATGTTGCCCGCATGGTCGGGGCGACGATAGGCGTCGCCTTACTGGGAGCGATCTTCGCCTTTTTGGGAGAAGCAGAAACGGCCTTCATCGTCGCGATGTCGGTCGGCGGCAGCACGCAACTGCTTGGAAGCCTCGCTGCCTGGCGCTTGCTCTGA
- a CDS encoding Salicylate 1-monooxygenase (PFAM: monooxygenase FAD-binding~KEGG: bmj:BMULJ_03963 salicylate hydroxylase): MAGSKPKIAIVGAGMGGLAAAATLRQVGIDVNVYEQAPKFARIGAGIQMLPNSSRVLRGIGVLDRLQKLAFEPYSHLNRVWDTGEIKRELPMPESLYGAPFLCMHRADLHEALYSVLPPEIVHLGKKLVGLDQTKGGVTLSFADGTKADADAVIGADGVHSLVRDIVVGPDKPIHKGRIAYRAVFDASLMNGGEIQASRTKWWGVDRHIVIYYTAADRSSLYFVTSVPEPADWLTSESWSAKGDVKELRTAYEGFHPEVQMVLNACPDCHKWAILEREPLARWSDGRVVLLGDACHPMTPYMAQGAATSIEDAAVLARCLAGVDNDDIEGAFRRYEANRKPRTSRIQAISSANTWMSGGNEDTSWLYGYDAWNVPLVGENDMALAG, translated from the coding sequence ATGGCTGGAAGTAAACCGAAAATCGCGATCGTTGGTGCCGGCATGGGTGGTCTCGCCGCCGCGGCGACCCTTCGCCAGGTCGGTATCGACGTGAATGTCTACGAGCAGGCACCGAAATTTGCCCGCATCGGCGCCGGCATCCAGATGCTGCCGAATTCGTCGCGCGTCCTGCGCGGTATCGGCGTTCTCGACAGGCTTCAGAAACTTGCGTTCGAGCCCTATTCTCATCTCAACCGCGTCTGGGATACCGGTGAGATCAAGCGCGAGCTTCCGATGCCGGAAAGCCTTTACGGCGCGCCCTTTCTCTGCATGCACCGGGCCGACCTGCATGAAGCGCTTTATTCCGTGCTGCCGCCGGAGATCGTTCACCTCGGCAAGAAGCTCGTCGGCCTGGATCAGACGAAGGGCGGCGTGACGCTCTCTTTCGCCGACGGCACGAAGGCGGATGCCGATGCGGTGATCGGCGCTGATGGCGTGCATTCGCTGGTTCGCGACATCGTCGTCGGCCCTGACAAACCGATCCACAAGGGCCGGATCGCCTACCGCGCGGTCTTCGACGCGAGCCTGATGAACGGCGGCGAGATCCAGGCGTCCAGAACGAAGTGGTGGGGTGTCGATCGCCACATCGTCATCTACTACACCGCCGCAGACCGCAGCTCGCTCTACTTCGTCACCAGCGTGCCTGAGCCTGCTGACTGGCTGACCTCGGAATCCTGGTCCGCCAAGGGCGACGTGAAGGAATTGCGCACCGCCTATGAAGGCTTCCATCCGGAAGTGCAGATGGTTCTGAATGCATGCCCGGACTGTCACAAGTGGGCAATCCTCGAACGTGAACCTCTGGCGCGCTGGAGCGACGGACGCGTGGTGCTTCTCGGCGACGCCTGCCACCCGATGACGCCCTATATGGCGCAAGGAGCTGCGACCTCGATCGAGGACGCGGCAGTGCTGGCGCGGTGCCTTGCCGGCGTCGACAATGACGACATCGAAGGCGCGTTCCGCCGCTACGAGGCAAACCGCAAGCCGCGCACCTCACGCATCCAGGCGATTTCGAGCGCCAATACCTGGATGTCGGGGGGCAACGAAGACACCTCCTGGCTCTATGGCTACGATGCGTGGAACGTGCCGCTCGTGGGCGAAAACGATATGGCGCTTGCCGGATAA
- a CDS encoding methyl-accepting chemotaxis sensory transducer (PFAM: chemotaxis sensory transducer; histidine kinase HAMP region domain protein~SMART: chemotaxis sensory transducer~KEGG: ret:RHE_PF00299 methyl-accepting chemotaxis protein): MLHFWNKFGIRAQITSGFVPLILLMSLLTVSAISGMNGLASIFSSYRATAGQSLAISDYSDQLNEIQMSAEAFRSTPTQDVVDRFRAGVKAFDADDPRFAGNKDLQSGLAAIRQDIATYGKAFEQIVALQARRDALISKVTEFGPWTSIALNDVVRSAWRQNDVALLQMTAATLEALNRSLYFSERFVHSDDFAAYDTAQAALAEAVALNEAAAKAAKNELQKKRLMGAGQLMQNYTARLGDMKDVLQASGNIRQTQLSVLAPKISGGFKDLQATVTGAQKTLDGSVDATVASATSTTLVISGLLIVIGLVLSYFVGRLISSAVRNMAQSMEQLARGEEGIVITGVEHRHELGAMARSLKVFQETGRAKLIAEANADRARLAAEEERLRQEAERLSDAQVMEHAFRQISVGLDALSKGDLTVRVGEVDHRYVRIRDHFNNSVASLEEAVDAVIRAVGTIRSGLAEISTASNDLARRTEQQAASLEETVAALGEVTRGVNGTAEGASRAQGVVATARTNAEKGGEIVARAIDAMTEIQNSSSKIGNIISVIDEIAFQTNLLALNAGVEAARAGEAGKGFAVVAQEVRELAQRSANAAREIKQLISTSSAQVKTGVQLVGESGLSLEQIVEQVTAMNATVAEIAVAAREQATSLREVSAAGDQMDKVTQQNAAMVEETTAAAQSLTHETESLAELLRRFRTGSGRASEHRHYAMAS, translated from the coding sequence ATGTTGCATTTCTGGAATAAATTCGGCATTCGCGCACAGATCACCTCCGGCTTCGTGCCGCTGATCCTGTTGATGAGCCTGCTCACGGTCAGCGCGATCTCCGGCATGAACGGGCTCGCCTCGATCTTCTCTTCCTATCGCGCCACGGCCGGCCAAAGTCTCGCCATCTCGGACTACAGCGACCAGCTGAACGAGATTCAGATGTCGGCGGAAGCCTTCCGCTCCACGCCGACGCAGGATGTCGTCGATCGCTTCCGCGCCGGCGTGAAAGCGTTCGACGCCGACGACCCGCGTTTTGCCGGCAACAAGGACCTGCAGTCCGGCCTTGCGGCGATCCGCCAGGACATCGCCACCTATGGCAAGGCTTTCGAACAGATCGTCGCGCTGCAGGCCAGGCGTGATGCCTTGATCTCCAAGGTCACTGAATTCGGCCCCTGGACCAGTATTGCGCTCAACGATGTCGTGCGCAGCGCCTGGCGCCAGAACGATGTGGCCCTGCTGCAGATGACCGCGGCGACACTGGAGGCCTTGAACCGCAGCCTTTATTTCTCCGAACGCTTCGTGCACTCCGATGATTTTGCAGCCTATGACACGGCGCAGGCAGCACTGGCCGAAGCGGTCGCGCTCAACGAAGCGGCTGCGAAAGCCGCAAAGAACGAGCTGCAGAAGAAGCGCCTGATGGGCGCCGGCCAGCTGATGCAGAATTACACCGCCCGTCTCGGCGACATGAAGGACGTGCTGCAGGCCTCGGGCAACATCCGCCAGACACAGCTCAGCGTGCTCGCGCCGAAAATCTCAGGCGGCTTCAAGGATCTGCAGGCGACGGTAACGGGCGCGCAGAAGACCCTTGATGGTTCGGTGGACGCAACGGTTGCCTCCGCGACCAGCACGACGCTTGTTATCAGCGGGCTGCTGATCGTCATCGGCCTCGTCCTTTCCTATTTCGTCGGCCGGCTGATTTCCTCGGCAGTGCGCAACATGGCGCAGTCCATGGAGCAGCTTGCCCGCGGCGAGGAAGGGATCGTGATAACGGGCGTCGAACATCGCCACGAGCTGGGGGCCATGGCGCGTTCGCTGAAGGTTTTCCAGGAAACGGGGCGCGCCAAGCTGATTGCGGAAGCCAATGCCGACCGCGCCCGCCTGGCGGCCGAAGAAGAGCGGCTCCGCCAGGAGGCCGAGCGGCTCAGCGACGCGCAGGTGATGGAGCATGCCTTCCGCCAGATCTCTGTCGGGCTGGACGCACTCTCGAAGGGCGACCTCACGGTCCGCGTCGGCGAAGTCGACCATCGCTATGTCAGGATCCGGGATCATTTCAACAATTCGGTCGCAAGCCTCGAAGAGGCGGTTGACGCCGTCATTCGCGCGGTCGGCACCATCCGCTCCGGTCTTGCGGAAATCTCCACCGCCTCCAACGATCTCGCCCGCCGCACCGAGCAGCAGGCAGCCTCGCTGGAGGAGACCGTCGCGGCGCTGGGTGAAGTGACCCGCGGCGTCAATGGAACGGCGGAGGGCGCAAGCCGCGCCCAGGGTGTTGTGGCAACCGCCCGCACCAATGCTGAAAAGGGCGGAGAGATCGTTGCTCGCGCCATCGATGCGATGACGGAAATTCAAAATTCGTCGTCCAAGATCGGCAACATCATCAGTGTCATCGACGAGATCGCCTTCCAGACCAACCTGCTGGCGCTGAATGCCGGCGTGGAAGCGGCGCGCGCCGGCGAGGCAGGCAAGGGCTTTGCCGTCGTCGCCCAGGAAGTCCGCGAGCTCGCCCAGCGCTCCGCCAACGCGGCAAGGGAGATCAAACAGCTGATCTCTACATCCTCGGCGCAGGTCAAGACCGGCGTCCAGCTGGTGGGCGAATCCGGCCTTTCGCTCGAACAGATCGTCGAGCAGGTCACCGCCATGAATGCGACCGTGGCCGAGATCGCCGTTGCCGCCCGCGAACAGGCGACAAGCCTGCGCGAGGTCTCGGCTGCCGGCGACCAGATGGACAAGGTGACGCAGCAGAACGCCGCGATGGTCGAAGAGACCACGGCAGCCGCGCAGAGCCTGACACATGAAACCGAAAGCCTTGCCGAACTGCTGCGGCGGTTCAGGACGGGTAGCGGCCGGGCATCGGAACATCGCCACTACGCGATGGCATCCTGA
- a CDS encoding transcriptional regulator, LysR family (PFAM: LysR substrate-binding; regulatory protein LysR~KEGG: transcriptional regulator LysR family) has product MELRHLRYFVAVAEEGSISRAAARLNIQQPPLGQQIRDLEYELGLSLFDRHPKKIVLNAAGAVFLADARDILKRAGQAVENVRRYHKGEAGQLSVGFTSSASLHVLAPKLLQQFRLSYPLVKIAVEESETYELILALQEGRIDAALLHIDANRFPDLASTVLSEEDMIVAIPLGHPLADERLGPITLKMLEGQDVVVYRRPDGPGIFERILQSLDRAGVTPAIVDEVYRIVAAINLVAGGRGVTIVPTSMQVLHPEAIAYRALAPGQLSPLPLCIAYRRDLKLSIVRNFVALTKDIAAVPPHMRDRA; this is encoded by the coding sequence ATGGAATTGAGACACCTCCGCTATTTCGTGGCCGTCGCAGAAGAGGGGAGCATCTCGCGAGCTGCCGCGCGTCTCAACATCCAGCAGCCGCCGCTTGGTCAGCAGATCCGCGATCTTGAATACGAGCTTGGCCTTTCCCTCTTTGATCGGCATCCGAAGAAGATCGTGCTCAACGCTGCCGGCGCGGTTTTTCTTGCCGACGCCCGCGACATTCTGAAGCGCGCCGGTCAGGCAGTCGAAAATGTCCGCCGCTACCACAAAGGCGAGGCTGGCCAGTTGTCCGTCGGCTTTACGAGTTCCGCGTCGCTGCATGTTCTGGCGCCGAAGCTGCTGCAGCAGTTCCGTCTTTCCTATCCGCTCGTGAAAATCGCCGTCGAAGAAAGCGAGACCTACGAACTCATTCTCGCCTTGCAGGAGGGCCGTATCGATGCAGCGTTGCTGCACATCGACGCAAATCGATTTCCGGATCTGGCGAGCACGGTGCTTTCCGAAGAGGACATGATCGTCGCCATCCCTCTTGGTCATCCCCTTGCGGATGAACGCCTCGGTCCGATCACGCTGAAAATGCTGGAGGGGCAGGACGTGGTCGTTTACCGGCGACCCGACGGCCCAGGCATATTCGAGCGTATCTTGCAGTCCCTCGATCGTGCAGGCGTGACGCCTGCGATCGTCGACGAAGTCTATCGCATCGTCGCAGCGATCAACCTCGTTGCCGGCGGTCGCGGCGTCACGATCGTTCCAACCTCCATGCAGGTCCTCCATCCGGAGGCCATTGCCTATCGCGCGCTCGCTCCCGGCCAACTTTCACCCTTGCCGCTCTGCATCGCTTACCGGCGTGATCTGAAACTCTCCATCGTGCGGAATTTCGTTGCGCTGACGAAGGACATCGCCGCCGTTCCGCCGCATATGCGTGATCGTGCCTGA